One window from the genome of Cucumis melo cultivar AY chromosome 10, USDA_Cmelo_AY_1.0, whole genome shotgun sequence encodes:
- the LOC103500252 gene encoding probable inactive beta-glucosidase 14, protein MQIKRLDFPNDFFFGTSTSFYQIEGGYVEDGRGKRKIKDNNTGDLADNHYHMFMEDIELMDSMAMNADQLSISWTRILPKSTVNNIHMDCVKS, encoded by the exons ATGCAAATCAAAAGATTAGATTTTCCAAACGATTTCTTCTTTGGAACTTCCACATCCTTTTACCAG ATTGAAGGGGGTTATGTTGAAGATGGAAGGGGAAAGA GAAAAATTAAGGATAATAACACAGGAGATTTGGCCGACAATCACTACCACATGTTTATG GAAGATATTGAATTGATGGATTCTATGGCGATGAATGCTGATCAGTTGTCCATTTCTTGGACCCGAATTTTGCCCA AATCAACGGTCAACAATATTCATATGGATTGTGTCAAGAGCTAA